The following nucleotide sequence is from Chiloscyllium plagiosum isolate BGI_BamShark_2017 unplaced genomic scaffold, ASM401019v2 scaf_1193, whole genome shotgun sequence.
cTACGATGATCTTCCACTGTCTCATTCCAAAACCTAATGAGAATTTTATTCAAACTCTAATCACTTCAGCATTCTTCTCTTGTTTCTTTGCAGCTAGTGTTGCCTTAGCCCTGTACTCAGAATCCCTAGTGTCCAGAGGCCATTTGGAACATCAAGTTGACATCAACCctttgatctgtgggaggaaaccagagcaacttgcagaaacacacagacacagggagaacgtacaaactccagaCAATcagacacagtcacccaaggctgaaatcaaacccaggtctctgcttATCCaactcaattccaacctcaggtgactgtgtgaagtttacatggtcttcctgtgtctctgtgggtttcctccctgctacaaggcagcagtgctaaccactgtatttCTCTCAAACCTTTTAccttgcacacacactctcttcagAGAACTTCAAATCCACAATTGGTTGCCTATCACATTAGTTTTTTTCCACCCATCACTGCTTCATATTGGGTTTCTTTTTCAACTCTATGTAATACATAGGCAAAGACATTGTCAATGTGCAAATACTTATTGCTGGGTCAGTTCTCGTTCCTTCATTACAAGTGACAAATATGTAGCACTTAACAAATCGTACAAATAGGGCATTTCTGCAGTGATTCATATACTATTCTAAAAGCGGTAGAGCAAGGAACCATGTTTTAAGAATTTAGCAGATCTCAAAATGGTATCAGATCTAGCACATCAATCCGTTCTGGCAAAAATGATATCCCAGATTAGGTCAACATTAATTTCTATATTCAGACATTGAAGGTGTGCTTTGCTGTCAGGAGGTGCAGTGCTTGAGGAAATCAAGGCCCCACCTGTTACCTCAGGTGATGCAAAAACCTCATGTCACTATTTCAACCAGAGGAATTACCAAAATCTATCCACCAAACATCTATCATGTTTGTGGAGTCCTGATAGGCCCTCTCAACTTTTACTTTAAAACAATAGTGAGAAGCTATTAAGTGTGGATAAACAAAGAATTAGGGATCCAAACATAGAAATCACTAAAAGCtgacaacattaaaaataaagGATGATGAAATGTTAGCCTTCCTTTCCTGAACAAAGAGCAGTGCAGCATAAGAACAGCCATTTTAACCCACCATGCCATTGCCAACACATAATGCATTTCTAAACGGTGCAGTCCATATTCCTCTACAGCCTGCCTATTTATGTGTTTGTCAAGTTGCTTAAATTCTATTCATTCACGGGACAAGGGCagcactggctaggcagcatttattgcccatccctagggcaattaagagtcaaccacattgctgtgggtctggagttacatataggccagatcaggcaagaatggcagtttccttccctgaaggacattagtgaaccatatgggtttttccaacaatggattcatggtcatcagtagattcttacttccagatgtttattgaattcaaattccaccatctgccgtgtcAGGtttcgaacccaagtccccagaccatttcctgggtctctggattaacagtccagcgataatatcactaggccaccGCCTTCTGCCTTAAATGTtactattgtatccacctcctctgacagtgcattccaggcacttactatCTTCttacaccaaaactgtacataatattccaaatgtggcctaaagttccatacagctgcaacatcactgaCAATTTTTTacactgaccaaaaaaggcaaacatgccatacaccttcttgaccaccttatccacttgtattgCCACTTTTGGGAAATTATGGATCTATATCCCTAGATACCTCCAAGCGTTCAGCCATTTAGTGTACTCCATTCCTGAATTAGACCTACCAAAAGAGTCAATAGTATCTGCATTAATAACTACATTCTAATAGCCAGACTTATGTTAGATGATATGAAACTGGGACATGATGGAAGAATGTTCTATTGAAACCCTGCTATACCTTACTCCTGTATTTAGTTTAATGGTTCACAAATAACAACTAGTATACAGTAATGTGTGTCAATCCCTGATTGGTCCCAAGCTCTGAGAAGCTGTTGCACAGAACGGAACTTATGAAACAGGTTTACTGGGCTCATCACACTTACAGGAAGCCTGATATCGGAATTGGAATGGACACAGCACAGCTTTGCAAGGATGCTAGAGACTAAAAAAGGGTTCATGTGCCCAGACTGTATTGATTCCTTTGACAATTTTTTTCTCCCTAATGTTGCTTCCCATTCTCAGGGACCCAGTGAGGAGGCAGGATCCAAATCTACCTCCGAGAACAGGAAACAAACCCACACTGCGGTGTTATTCTGAATCACATACTGGCTACCTGGCCAGATTAAATTGGTACTCCCTTGGAGAACAGAAGCTTGTGTACAGATCTACTTGAAAGTCCTTTAAGATAATTAAATTTTGATGGAGGAATAACTGCATCTTATGGGAGAACCCAGAACAAGAGGGAATAACCTGAAAACCAGAGACGGCCATTATTAAACTAAGGTGATGTCAAGAAGCATTCCCTCACATAAAGGGTAGGCCCCAAcctccctccccccaaaaaaGCAATTGATGAGTTCCAGTTTAATTAAAAAATGTCAACACTAAGATGGATAGATTCTGGAAGGATAATAAAGGGGAGTCAGGTACAGTTCAATCCTGACTGATGTGAATGACAGAACCAACCTCAGGAGTTGAATGGCCCCTTCCTTTTATGTTGCCTGCGAAATGTTTCAGGAAATCTTGGTGCTGTAataggtgctacataaatgaaaTATAGTCATCCTGTGCCCATGGAACTCAGTCACCACTGGCCATACTGGTTGGATGTCTATATTTGACCAAAACTCCATTCAAGAGGAGCTCCAACATGACTTAATCATGGCACTAATTTCCTTTAAAAGTCTAATTAAGACTCAGCTCATCTTATTTCGATTTTATTTTGGCAATTGAGTTGATGGGGTAACTTTCATTTCATCCACACATAAGCTACAAACAAATCAGGTTGCCTCTCCCTCCATTTACCTGCAGCATGGTGACAACGTGACAGGGGTTCAACAGGTAAATTAAAGTCTTGGTGGCAAATTTGAAGCCAACTTCAATGCCAAAGGTGAGGCACAGGGCGACCAAGAGCAGGTTTTTGCCCAGACTGTCCTGCTTCTCCTGGCACACTCTGCCCAGCTCCTGCTGCCTGATCTTGCGGTACGACACAGCCATCTCCAGTAAGGAAATCGCCACAAAGATGACAGTCTCCACCCATCGCTGGCGGACTGGCAGAAACGCCGCGCATTCGGGTCCCCCGTTACCAGCGAATTTGGGATCCACCCCTCCGTACGCCCAGTCCAGCAACATGCACACGTTGTAACGATACATGCTCCTCTTCACGTCTCGGTCGGAGCAAACAGAAGACGGCGCAAAGACTACAACATTGGTTTCTTGTCGGAACATGAACTTTGCAGGAGGCCTTTCTGTCTGAAGGTCCAGGGAACGGAACAACCGGTGGTTCTCAGGTCCCAGATGGAGCTGAATTTCAAACGCGTCTTCACCCCAATTGAGCTTGCTTCCTCCCCTCTTTACTGTGCAATAAGCAGCATCACCACCAATTTCT
It contains:
- the LOC122547157 gene encoding transmembrane protein 164-like, with protein sequence MFRQETNVVVFAPSSVCSDRDVKRSMYRYNVCMLLDWAYGGVDPKFAGNGGPECAAFLPVRQRWVETVIFVAISLLEMAVSYRKIRQQELGRVCQEKQDSLGKNLLLVALCLTFGIEVGFKFATKTLIYLLNPCHVVTMLQVNGGRGNLICL